The Doryrhamphus excisus isolate RoL2022-K1 chromosome 1, RoL_Dexc_1.0, whole genome shotgun sequence genome includes a window with the following:
- the LOC131126264 gene encoding nocturnin-like isoform X1: protein METMGYPMGGGATRLYSTLAHTLSSSPHAPLPLTHLDPYQPADASLSPDFCQERNGSPVRPLSPEEILQECEEALRDGPPRYRRTFIPPWNGSDGSAIRVMQWNILAQALGEGLDSFVLCPMEALSWSRRKHLILEEILTYRPHILCLQEVDHYFDTFQPVLAGLGYRSKFYPKPWSPCLNVKGNNGPDGCALFFDESRLEVLDCVSFQLSAMKIPTNQVAVVMMLRCQITKRRLCVAVTHLKARAGWEWLRNAQGADLLRQVQNVVQKHSPSSPVPLVICGDFNAVPTEDVYHHFLTSPLGLDSAYKNLSRDNLTEPRYTTWKIRPTGECCATLDYIWYTQDSLKVDAVLDLPSEDDIGPNRLPSFSYPSDHLSLVCDFSFKETRG from the exons GTTATCCAATGGGTGGAGGAGCCACCCGGCTTTACAGCACCTTGGCTCACACCCTCAGCAGTAGCCCCCATGCCCCCCTCCCTCTGACCCACTTGGACCCCTACCAGCCTGCAGACGCAAGCCTGAGTCCTGATTTCTGCCAG GAGCGGAACGGGTCCCCGGTGAGACCCCTCAGTCCCGAGGAGATCCTGCAGGAATGTGAGGAGGCCCTGAGAGACGGACCACCACGCTACCGCAGGACTTTCATTCCGCCCTGGAATGGTAGCGACGGGAGCGCCATCCGGGTGATGCAGTGGAACATTCTGGCACAAG CGCTTGGTGAAGGACTTGACAGTTTTGTGCTGTGTCCCATGGAGGCCCTCAGCTGGTCCCGAAGGAAGCATCTCATCCTGGAGGAGATCCTCACCTACCGACCTCACATCCTGTGTTTACAGGAAGTGGACCACTACTTTGACACATTTCAGCCAGTTCTGGCCGGTTTGGGTTACAGAAGCAAGTTCTACCCTAAGCCCTGGTCTCCGTGTCTGAATGTCAAGGGCAACAACGGCCCCGATGGTTGTGCACTCTTCTTTGACGAGTCCCGCTTGGAGGTTTTGGACTGTGTGAGCTTCCAGCTCTCGGCCATGAAGATTCCGACCAATCAG GTTGCTGTGGTGATGATGCTGCGTTGTCAAATCACAAAGAGGCGTCTGTGCGTCGCCGTCACTCACCTGAAGGCCCGCGCCGGCTGGGAGTGGCTTCGCAACGCCCAGGGTGCGGATCTCTTGCGTCAAGTCCAAAACGTGGTCCAGAAACATAGTCCCAGCTCCCCGGTCCCTCTCGTCATATGTGGGGACTTCAATGCTGTCCCGACTGAAGACGTGTACCACCACTTCCTCACATCTCCTCTTGGTTTGGACTCCGCCTATAAGAACCTCAGCAGAGACAATTTGACGGAGCCACGGTACACGACGTGGAAGATTCGCCCCACGGGGGAATGCTGCGCCACTCTGGACTACATTTGGTACACTCAGGACTCACTGAAGGTGGACGCCGTCTTGGACTTACCCTCAGAGGACGACATTGGTCCCAACAGGCTTCCATCCTTCAGCTACCCTTCAGACCACCTCTCACTGGTTTGTGACTTCAGTTTTAAGGAGACGAGGGGATGA
- the LOC131126264 gene encoding nocturnin-like isoform X2 translates to MGGGATRLYSTLAHTLSSSPHAPLPLTHLDPYQPADASLSPDFCQERNGSPVRPLSPEEILQECEEALRDGPPRYRRTFIPPWNGSDGSAIRVMQWNILAQALGEGLDSFVLCPMEALSWSRRKHLILEEILTYRPHILCLQEVDHYFDTFQPVLAGLGYRSKFYPKPWSPCLNVKGNNGPDGCALFFDESRLEVLDCVSFQLSAMKIPTNQVAVVMMLRCQITKRRLCVAVTHLKARAGWEWLRNAQGADLLRQVQNVVQKHSPSSPVPLVICGDFNAVPTEDVYHHFLTSPLGLDSAYKNLSRDNLTEPRYTTWKIRPTGECCATLDYIWYTQDSLKVDAVLDLPSEDDIGPNRLPSFSYPSDHLSLVCDFSFKETRG, encoded by the exons ATGGGTGGAGGAGCCACCCGGCTTTACAGCACCTTGGCTCACACCCTCAGCAGTAGCCCCCATGCCCCCCTCCCTCTGACCCACTTGGACCCCTACCAGCCTGCAGACGCAAGCCTGAGTCCTGATTTCTGCCAG GAGCGGAACGGGTCCCCGGTGAGACCCCTCAGTCCCGAGGAGATCCTGCAGGAATGTGAGGAGGCCCTGAGAGACGGACCACCACGCTACCGCAGGACTTTCATTCCGCCCTGGAATGGTAGCGACGGGAGCGCCATCCGGGTGATGCAGTGGAACATTCTGGCACAAG CGCTTGGTGAAGGACTTGACAGTTTTGTGCTGTGTCCCATGGAGGCCCTCAGCTGGTCCCGAAGGAAGCATCTCATCCTGGAGGAGATCCTCACCTACCGACCTCACATCCTGTGTTTACAGGAAGTGGACCACTACTTTGACACATTTCAGCCAGTTCTGGCCGGTTTGGGTTACAGAAGCAAGTTCTACCCTAAGCCCTGGTCTCCGTGTCTGAATGTCAAGGGCAACAACGGCCCCGATGGTTGTGCACTCTTCTTTGACGAGTCCCGCTTGGAGGTTTTGGACTGTGTGAGCTTCCAGCTCTCGGCCATGAAGATTCCGACCAATCAG GTTGCTGTGGTGATGATGCTGCGTTGTCAAATCACAAAGAGGCGTCTGTGCGTCGCCGTCACTCACCTGAAGGCCCGCGCCGGCTGGGAGTGGCTTCGCAACGCCCAGGGTGCGGATCTCTTGCGTCAAGTCCAAAACGTGGTCCAGAAACATAGTCCCAGCTCCCCGGTCCCTCTCGTCATATGTGGGGACTTCAATGCTGTCCCGACTGAAGACGTGTACCACCACTTCCTCACATCTCCTCTTGGTTTGGACTCCGCCTATAAGAACCTCAGCAGAGACAATTTGACGGAGCCACGGTACACGACGTGGAAGATTCGCCCCACGGGGGAATGCTGCGCCACTCTGGACTACATTTGGTACACTCAGGACTCACTGAAGGTGGACGCCGTCTTGGACTTACCCTCAGAGGACGACATTGGTCCCAACAGGCTTCCATCCTTCAGCTACCCTTCAGACCACCTCTCACTGGTTTGTGACTTCAGTTTTAAGGAGACGAGGGGATGA